The following coding sequences lie in one Syngnathoides biaculeatus isolate LvHL_M chromosome 16, ASM1980259v1, whole genome shotgun sequence genomic window:
- the LOC133514231 gene encoding TBC1 domain family member 10A-like isoform X2 — protein sequence MAELTAFSPSQSPALLDSHAPPPASPLAPSSALCNDVNVTVHTPTTLSTAPLPSLSTELAETPVGYDQAAPPQKAEEAESGAYIEADVPQPAPPSLDISLGPNLYPSVRITQKPPPTPPADVPVAQPAAPHAAAPVEEKPQRAPKSPPPPVSPKPQSPIKAQPPPCTPPLQAVHPSPTVPSPTPMVPVIQELSPSVPPPCIPPPTAGHPSPTVSHSSPTVPLIQEPAPSLPPPGAHRPAPDTLSYLESASLMSGTLESLSGLGDDGSSLGSDSEINGLAVRRTDKYGFLGGNQFSEGSDKEVRVEVSRQREMKWLDMFNNWDKWVKHRFQKVKLRCRKGIPSSLRSKAWQLLSNSQELLDANAGKFEELEREPGEPKWLDIIEKDLHRQFPFHEMFAARGGHGQQDLYRILKAYTIYRPDEGYCQAQAPVAAVLLMHMPAEQAFWCLVQICEKYLPGYYSAGLEAIQLDGEIFFSLLRRTCPMAYRHLKKFKIDPILYMTEWFMCIFSRTLPWACVLRVWDMFFCEGVKIVFRVGLVLLKQMLGSVDKLREVQGMYETMERLRGISPDTIKEDSLVQEVILLQVTEALIERECSVQVRKWRESRGELTHQPGRRLHGTRAIFEHRRRAAAISSGGSFSFLASSVPPPGPLRASSSLLSLPGFRKSRTPFHSHAKKSSFSGPSFSEGARPQSPPAVSQKPPIPPGAAQRVPQVQSPLVGAGPRGGHSAPAPNALTPTPRIVSEQITPTIPSPTANNAPLMPGTDAIMKGETESPPATPPPRVEEDGRKKKKSKEDKKKEREDEKKRLKEKKEKDKAEKERLKKEKERLEKEKKKAGKKKDKGAAAPGSDHEKNGEPAAARSSASLEHEKKKEADTEER from the exons ATGGCCGAACTCACTGCCTTTTCCCCGTCGCAATCTCCAGCCTTGCTTGATTCCCACGCGCCTCCCCCTGCGTCGCCGTTGGCCCCCAGTTCTGCCCTCTGCAATGATGTAAATGTGACCGTACACACTCCCACCACGCTGTCGACGGCACCACTACCGAGCCTGTCAACAGAGCTTGCAGAGACCCCTGTGGGCTATGATCAGGCGGCGCCGCCCCAGAAAGCGGAAGAGGCGGAGTCTGGTGCTTACATAGAAGCAGATGTGCCGCAACCTGCGCCCCCTTCCCTTGACATCAGCCTTGGTCCCAACCTGTATCCCAGCGTGCGCATCACCCAGAAGCCTCCCCCCACTCCTCCAGCTGATGTCCCTGTGGCACAACCTGCAGCGCCCCATGCAGCGGCACCTGTGGAAGAGAAACCACAGCGAGCCCCCAAGAGTCCTCCCCCGCCCGTGTCCCCCAAGCCTCAAAGTCCCATCAAAGCACAGCCGCCGCCCTGCACCCCGCCTCTCCAAGCGGTGCATCCCAGCCCAACGGTGCCGTCCCCCACCCCCATGGTGCCGGTCATCCAAGAACTTTCCCCCAGCGTACCCCCGCCGTGCATCCCCCCTCCAACGGCGGGGCACCCCAGCCCCACAGTGTCCCACTCCAGCCCCACGGTACCACTCATCCAAGAGCCGGCACCCAGTCTACCCCCACCGGGCGCCCACCGGCCGGCCCCTGACACCCTCAGCTACCTGGAGTCTGCCAGCCTGATGTCAGGGACGCTGGAGTCGCTGTCGGGCCTCGGGGACGACGGGAGTTCGCTGGGTTCTGACTCTGAAATCAATGGCTTGGCGGTTAGGCGTACTGACAAGTATGGATTCCTgggcggcaaccagttcagcgaaGGGAG TGACAAGGAAGTGCGGGTGGAGGTGTCCCGGCAGAGGGAGATGAAATGGCTGGACATGTTCAACAACTGGGACAAGTGGGTCAAACATCGCTTCCAGAAG GTAAAGCTGCGATGCCGGAAAGGGATCCCTTCGTCTCTCCGCTCGAAAGCGTGGCAGTTGCTGTCCAACAGCCAGGAGCTGCTGGACGCCAACGCTGGCAAATTTGAG gagctggagagagAGCCGGGGGAGCCCAAGTGGTTGGACATCATTGAGAAAGATCTTCATCGGCAATTCCCCTTCCATGAAATGTTTGCTGCCCGCGGCGGCCATGG GCAACAAGATCTGTACCGCATCTTGAAGGCCTACACCATCTACCGGCCTGACGAGGGCTACTGCCAGGCGCAGGCTCCCGTGGCCGCCGTGCTCCTCATGCACATGCCCGCCGAG CAAGCCTTCTGGTGCCTGGTGCAGATATGTGAGAAGTATCTCCCCGGTTACTACAGCGCCGGGCTG GAAGCCATTCAGCTGGACGGCGAGATCTTCTTCTCACTGCTACGCCGGACGTGTCCCATGGCTTACAGACACCTGAAGAAGTTCAAGATCGACCCCATCCTCTACATGACAGAGTGGTTCATGTGCATCTTTTCACGCACGCTGCCCTGGGCCTGCGTGCTACGTGTATGGGACATGTTTTTCTGTGAAG GGGTGAAGATCGTATTTCGGGTGGGACTAGTGTTGCTCAAGCAGATGCTGGGCTCGGTGGACAAACTGCGGGAGGTGCAGGGCATGTACGAGACTATGGAGCGGCTCAGGGGCATCTCACCAGACACCATTAAGGAGGACAGCTTGGTTCAAGAG GTGATCCTTCTCCAGGTGACGGAGGCACTGATTGAGCGTGAGTGCAGTGTCCAGGTGAGGAAGTGGCGTGAGTCCCGTGGGGAGCTGACTCACCAGCCGGGGCGCCGCCTGCACGGCACCCGGGCCATCTTCGAGCACAGGCGCCGCGCCGCCGCCATCAGCTCGGGCGGCAGCTTCTCCTTCCTGGCCAGCTCCGTGCCGCCGCCGGGACCCCTGCGGGCTTCGTCCTCTCTGCTTTCGCTTCCGGGTTTCCGCAAGTCCAGGACGCCGTTTCACTCGCACGCCAAGAAGAGCTCCTTCTCGGGGCCCTCCTTTTCCGAGGGGGCGCGGCCTCAGTCTCCCCCGGCCGTCAGCCAGAAGCCGCCCATTCCTCCTGGGGCGGCACAGAGGGTACCGCAAGTCCAGAGTCCCCTAGTGGGGGCCGGCCCACGAGGTGGTCACAGCGCACCGGCGCCCAACGCTTTAACCCCCACCCCGAGGATTGTTTCGGAGCAGATCACTCCCACTATCCCCTCGCCAACCGCCAACAACGCCCCGCTGATGCCGGGCACCGACGCCATCATGAAAGGGGAAACCGAGTCCCCGCCGGCAACGCCACCACCCCGTGTGGAGGAGGACGggcgcaagaagaagaagagcaaggAGGACAAGAAGAAGGAGCGTGAGGATGAAAAGAAGAGgctgaaggaaaagaaagagaagGACAAGGCAGAGAAGGAGAGACTCAAAAAGGAGAAGGAGCGTCtggagaaagagaagaagaaggcggGAAAGAAGAAGGACAAAGGGGCGGCGGCACCGGGGTCTGACCACGAAAAAAATGGCGAGCCTGCCGCAGCCAGAAGTTCCGCCTCGTTGgagcatgaaaagaaaaaggaggcTGA tacaGAGGAAAGGTGA
- the LOC133514231 gene encoding TBC1 domain family member 10B-like isoform X1, with product MAELTAFSPSQSPALLDSHAPPPASPLAPSSALCNDVNVTVHTPTTLSTAPLPSLSTELAETPVGYDQAAPPQKAEEAESGAYIEADVPQPAPPSLDISLGPNLYPSVRITQKPPPTPPADVPVAQPAAPHAAAPVEEKPQRAPKSPPPPVSPKPQSPIKAQPPPCTPPLQAVHPSPTVPSPTPMVPVIQELSPSVPPPCIPPPTAGHPSPTVSHSSPTVPLIQEPAPSLPPPGAHRPAPDTLSYLESASLMSGTLESLSGLGDDGSSLGSDSEINGLAVRRTDKYGFLGGNQFSEGSDKEVRVEVSRQREMKWLDMFNNWDKWVKHRFQKVKLRCRKGIPSSLRSKAWQLLSNSQELLDANAGKFEELEREPGEPKWLDIIEKDLHRQFPFHEMFAARGGHGQQDLYRILKAYTIYRPDEGYCQAQAPVAAVLLMHMPAEQAFWCLVQICEKYLPGYYSAGLEAIQLDGEIFFSLLRRTCPMAYRHLKKFKIDPILYMTEWFMCIFSRTLPWACVLRVWDMFFCEGVKIVFRVGLVLLKQMLGSVDKLREVQGMYETMERLRGISPDTIKEDSLVQEVILLQVTEALIERECSVQVRKWRESRGELTHQPGRRLHGTRAIFEHRRRAAAISSGGSFSFLASSVPPPGPLRASSSLLSLPGFRKSRTPFHSHAKKSSFSGPSFSEGARPQSPPAVSQKPPIPPGAAQRVPQVQSPLVGAGPRGGHSAPAPNALTPTPRIVSEQITPTIPSPTANNAPLMPGTDAIMKGETESPPATPPPRVEEDGRKKKKSKEDKKKEREDEKKRLKEKKEKDKAEKERLKKEKERLEKEKKKAGKKKDKGAAAPGSDHEKNGEPAAARSSASLEHEKKKEADYRTPGRLERRRTSSSLFHVVFWNVFWEWELEASCDVTVERSLVAMTTAHQCSASNTDSPFLSLSSCCRSCEGSLCIQNVLLC from the exons ATGGCCGAACTCACTGCCTTTTCCCCGTCGCAATCTCCAGCCTTGCTTGATTCCCACGCGCCTCCCCCTGCGTCGCCGTTGGCCCCCAGTTCTGCCCTCTGCAATGATGTAAATGTGACCGTACACACTCCCACCACGCTGTCGACGGCACCACTACCGAGCCTGTCAACAGAGCTTGCAGAGACCCCTGTGGGCTATGATCAGGCGGCGCCGCCCCAGAAAGCGGAAGAGGCGGAGTCTGGTGCTTACATAGAAGCAGATGTGCCGCAACCTGCGCCCCCTTCCCTTGACATCAGCCTTGGTCCCAACCTGTATCCCAGCGTGCGCATCACCCAGAAGCCTCCCCCCACTCCTCCAGCTGATGTCCCTGTGGCACAACCTGCAGCGCCCCATGCAGCGGCACCTGTGGAAGAGAAACCACAGCGAGCCCCCAAGAGTCCTCCCCCGCCCGTGTCCCCCAAGCCTCAAAGTCCCATCAAAGCACAGCCGCCGCCCTGCACCCCGCCTCTCCAAGCGGTGCATCCCAGCCCAACGGTGCCGTCCCCCACCCCCATGGTGCCGGTCATCCAAGAACTTTCCCCCAGCGTACCCCCGCCGTGCATCCCCCCTCCAACGGCGGGGCACCCCAGCCCCACAGTGTCCCACTCCAGCCCCACGGTACCACTCATCCAAGAGCCGGCACCCAGTCTACCCCCACCGGGCGCCCACCGGCCGGCCCCTGACACCCTCAGCTACCTGGAGTCTGCCAGCCTGATGTCAGGGACGCTGGAGTCGCTGTCGGGCCTCGGGGACGACGGGAGTTCGCTGGGTTCTGACTCTGAAATCAATGGCTTGGCGGTTAGGCGTACTGACAAGTATGGATTCCTgggcggcaaccagttcagcgaaGGGAG TGACAAGGAAGTGCGGGTGGAGGTGTCCCGGCAGAGGGAGATGAAATGGCTGGACATGTTCAACAACTGGGACAAGTGGGTCAAACATCGCTTCCAGAAG GTAAAGCTGCGATGCCGGAAAGGGATCCCTTCGTCTCTCCGCTCGAAAGCGTGGCAGTTGCTGTCCAACAGCCAGGAGCTGCTGGACGCCAACGCTGGCAAATTTGAG gagctggagagagAGCCGGGGGAGCCCAAGTGGTTGGACATCATTGAGAAAGATCTTCATCGGCAATTCCCCTTCCATGAAATGTTTGCTGCCCGCGGCGGCCATGG GCAACAAGATCTGTACCGCATCTTGAAGGCCTACACCATCTACCGGCCTGACGAGGGCTACTGCCAGGCGCAGGCTCCCGTGGCCGCCGTGCTCCTCATGCACATGCCCGCCGAG CAAGCCTTCTGGTGCCTGGTGCAGATATGTGAGAAGTATCTCCCCGGTTACTACAGCGCCGGGCTG GAAGCCATTCAGCTGGACGGCGAGATCTTCTTCTCACTGCTACGCCGGACGTGTCCCATGGCTTACAGACACCTGAAGAAGTTCAAGATCGACCCCATCCTCTACATGACAGAGTGGTTCATGTGCATCTTTTCACGCACGCTGCCCTGGGCCTGCGTGCTACGTGTATGGGACATGTTTTTCTGTGAAG GGGTGAAGATCGTATTTCGGGTGGGACTAGTGTTGCTCAAGCAGATGCTGGGCTCGGTGGACAAACTGCGGGAGGTGCAGGGCATGTACGAGACTATGGAGCGGCTCAGGGGCATCTCACCAGACACCATTAAGGAGGACAGCTTGGTTCAAGAG GTGATCCTTCTCCAGGTGACGGAGGCACTGATTGAGCGTGAGTGCAGTGTCCAGGTGAGGAAGTGGCGTGAGTCCCGTGGGGAGCTGACTCACCAGCCGGGGCGCCGCCTGCACGGCACCCGGGCCATCTTCGAGCACAGGCGCCGCGCCGCCGCCATCAGCTCGGGCGGCAGCTTCTCCTTCCTGGCCAGCTCCGTGCCGCCGCCGGGACCCCTGCGGGCTTCGTCCTCTCTGCTTTCGCTTCCGGGTTTCCGCAAGTCCAGGACGCCGTTTCACTCGCACGCCAAGAAGAGCTCCTTCTCGGGGCCCTCCTTTTCCGAGGGGGCGCGGCCTCAGTCTCCCCCGGCCGTCAGCCAGAAGCCGCCCATTCCTCCTGGGGCGGCACAGAGGGTACCGCAAGTCCAGAGTCCCCTAGTGGGGGCCGGCCCACGAGGTGGTCACAGCGCACCGGCGCCCAACGCTTTAACCCCCACCCCGAGGATTGTTTCGGAGCAGATCACTCCCACTATCCCCTCGCCAACCGCCAACAACGCCCCGCTGATGCCGGGCACCGACGCCATCATGAAAGGGGAAACCGAGTCCCCGCCGGCAACGCCACCACCCCGTGTGGAGGAGGACGggcgcaagaagaagaagagcaaggAGGACAAGAAGAAGGAGCGTGAGGATGAAAAGAAGAGgctgaaggaaaagaaagagaagGACAAGGCAGAGAAGGAGAGACTCAAAAAGGAGAAGGAGCGTCtggagaaagagaagaagaaggcggGAAAGAAGAAGGACAAAGGGGCGGCGGCACCGGGGTCTGACCACGAAAAAAATGGCGAGCCTGCCGCAGCCAGAAGTTCCGCCTCGTTGgagcatgaaaagaaaaaggaggcTGA TTATCGGACGCCTGGTCGACTGGAACGCCGTCGCACGTCGTCGTCATTATTCCACGTCGTGTTCTGGAACGTTTTTTGGGAGTGGGAGCTCGAAGCTTCCTGCGACGTAACTGTGGAGCGTTCgcttgttgccatgacaacagcaCATCAGTGCAGTGCGAGCAACACTGACTCCCCTTTTTTGTCGTTGTCCTCTTGTTGTCGTAGTTGTGAAGGATCTTTGTGCATCCAAAATGTCCTCCTATGTTAA
- the hsd3b7 gene encoding 3 beta-hydroxysteroid dehydrogenase type 7 encodes MSDRRSELVYLITGGCGFLGRHLLRVLLDHEGDTVAEVRVFDKHTDPGLSELGTGRTKVTVIRGDITDYDSVLEASRGAHVIIHAASLVDVWHKVPEALIYAVNVKGTQNVIDACVDNNICSLLYTSSMEVIGPNMNREPFVRGNEDTPYQVKHTMAYPKSKAKAEKIVLEANRTKVRNGERLHTCSLRPTGIYGEGHELIKDFYKLAVKRGGLIVGGVPDETEHGRVYAGNVAWMHLLAARALRDHPETVGGEPFFCYDDSPYKSYEDFNMLFLSTFKFRRVRMPLPLLWFLAVLNDVLRWILAPFCNFSPLLNSYTLAVAITSFTVSTDKALRHFQYRPLYDWDQCRDRTQKWVDTFSLEDLKNTQ; translated from the exons ATGTCCGACCGCCGCTCCGAGCTTGTGTACCTCATCACGGGGGGCTGCGGCTTCTTGGGCCGGCACCTGCTCCGGGTTCTGCTGGACCACGAGGGAGACACCGTGGCGGAGGTTCGAGTGTTCGACAAGCACACGGATCCCGGACTCAGCGAGCTCGGAACCG GCCGGACGAAGGTGACGGTCATCCGGGGCGACATTACGGACTACGACAGCGTGCTGGAGGCCTCCCGCGGCGCCCACGTCATCATCCACGCCGCCAGCCTGGTGGACGTCTGGCACAAGGTCCCGGAGGCCCTCATCTACGCCGTCAACGTCAAAG GGACGCAGAACGTTATCGACGCGTGTGTGGACAACAACATCTGCAGTCTGCTGTACACCAGCAGCATGGAAGTGATCGGGCCCAACATGAACAGGGAGCCGTTCGTCAG GGGTAATGAAGACACGCCCTACCAGGTGAAGCACACTATGGCCTACCCCAAGAGCAAGGCCAAGGCCGAGAAGATTGTCCTGGAAGCCAACAGAACTAAG GTGCGGAATGGCGAGCGTTTGCACACGTGCTCGCTGAGGCCGACGGGCATCTACGGCGAGGGCCACGAGCTCATCAAAGACTTCTACAAGCTGGCCGTCAAGAGGGGAGGCCTGATCGTCGGCGGCGTCCCCGACGAGACCGAACACGGCCGAGTCTACGCCG GCAACGTGGCGTGGATGCACTTGCTGGCCGCCCGGGCCCTGCGCGATCATCCGGAGACCGTGGGCGGCGAGCCCTTCTTCTGCTACGACGACTCGCCCTACAAGAGCTACGAGGACTTCAACATGCTCTTCCTGTCCACTTTCAAGTTCCGGCGGGTGCGCATGCCGCTGCCGCTGCTGTGGTTCCTGGCCGTGCTCAACGACGTCCTGCGCTGGATCCTGGCGCCCTTCTGCAACTTCTCACCCCTCCTGAACAGCTACACCCTGGCCGTGGCCATCACGTCCTTCACCGTGAGCACGGATAAAGCGCTGCGCCACTTCCAGTACCGCCCGCTGTACGACTGGGACCAGTGTCGGGACCGCACCCAGAAATGGGTGGACACCTTCTCCCTGGAGGACCTGAAAAACACCCAATGA